A region of Corallincola holothuriorum DNA encodes the following proteins:
- a CDS encoding adenosine deaminase: protein MDFATLKQLPKAELHLHIEGTLEPEMLFQLADKNQVVLPYADIDAVRAAYQFNSLQDFLDLYYQGMSVLQTASDFYDLTWAYLERCQADGVVHTEIFFDPQGHTVRGIAIDVVIDGISRAIAQAHTQLGLSASLIPCFLRHLSEQDALDTWQELQPHLAHFVAVGLDSSELGHPPEKFERVFALVRDAGLKVVAHAGEEGPAAYILGALDSLKADRIDHGVRCLEDKALVDRLVAEQIPLTVCPFSNIKLKVFADLASSNLQALLDAGLCVTINSDDPAYFGGYINDNILQAAAAQQLNDEQIRVLLGNSFKASFLPEEQKQAFLQQLAEC, encoded by the coding sequence ATGGATTTCGCCACACTCAAGCAACTGCCCAAGGCAGAATTGCATCTGCACATCGAAGGCACCTTAGAGCCGGAAATGTTGTTTCAACTGGCGGACAAAAATCAGGTGGTGCTGCCCTATGCAGATATCGACGCTGTGCGCGCCGCTTACCAGTTCAACTCATTGCAGGATTTTCTCGATCTCTATTATCAGGGCATGTCTGTGTTGCAGACGGCCAGTGATTTTTACGATCTGACATGGGCGTATCTGGAGCGTTGTCAGGCTGATGGCGTGGTACATACAGAGATCTTTTTTGATCCCCAGGGGCATACGGTTCGTGGTATCGCGATTGATGTGGTGATCGATGGTATCAGCCGGGCGATCGCTCAAGCTCACACCCAGCTCGGTTTATCTGCCAGCTTGATCCCCTGTTTTTTGCGCCATTTAAGTGAACAGGATGCCCTTGATACCTGGCAGGAACTGCAACCTCACCTAGCGCATTTTGTTGCTGTGGGTTTAGATTCATCAGAGTTAGGGCATCCGCCTGAAAAGTTCGAACGGGTATTTGCTTTGGTGCGAGATGCGGGGTTGAAAGTGGTTGCTCATGCGGGTGAAGAGGGGCCAGCCGCATATATCCTTGGCGCGTTGGATAGCCTGAAAGCCGATCGCATCGACCATGGGGTACGTTGCTTGGAAGATAAAGCACTCGTTGATCGTCTAGTGGCAGAGCAGATCCCGCTGACGGTGTGTCCGTTTTCCAATATCAAGCTTAAAGTGTTTGCAGATCTGGCGAGCAGCAATCTGCAAGCGCTGTTGGATGCGGGACTCTGCGTCACCATTAACTCTGATGACCCGGCCTATTTTGGTGGTTATATCAATGACAATATTCTGCAGGCTGCCGCAGCGCAACAACTGAACGATGAACAGATCCGAGTGTTGCTAGGGAATAGCTTCAAGGCGAGTTTTTTACCCGAGGAGCAAAAGCAGGCGTTCTTACAACAGTTAGCTGAATGCTGA
- a CDS encoding RDD family protein yields MNEAATDVTQEAKQRAEDRRIITPYAFHIPFEVLGMPLAAPWRRALALTIDLIVIALLSTLNGYLMGVILGWIFWRMLSDSPFSSVTRKLLKTLATLVILVSSIAGIISFFDKENGQVNEVTTSLQNISSVVTLARVVSCDTGACWQPHLQETAHFIASQTTNKAAAKKLISQLLEDSPLSTDEQKIISQQLLTLALPLQGSMTNQPDVTEKEKSAVATKTGGIKEEQLESEDPIVIAPFAEEATPTAQGPLAWLRALLEELGLGFGWAACYFTLFTAWWNGQTPGKRALRIRVLQLDNTPISLWDAFGRYGGYGAGLATGLLGFIQIFWDPNRQAIQDKISTTVVIATHQSKKITASTEVADES; encoded by the coding sequence GTGAATGAAGCCGCTACAGACGTCACACAAGAAGCAAAACAGCGGGCGGAAGATCGTCGTATTATCACGCCCTACGCATTTCATATCCCCTTTGAAGTGTTAGGTATGCCGCTGGCAGCACCATGGCGACGGGCCCTCGCCCTCACGATAGATCTGATCGTTATTGCGCTATTAAGTACGCTTAATGGCTATTTGATGGGGGTTATTCTCGGCTGGATATTCTGGCGTATGCTCAGTGACTCTCCTTTCTCAAGCGTGACGAGAAAGCTGCTAAAAACACTGGCTACGTTGGTTATACTGGTCTCGTCCATCGCTGGCATCATCAGCTTTTTCGATAAAGAAAACGGACAGGTCAACGAAGTCACAACATCACTGCAAAATATTAGCAGCGTGGTCACACTTGCCCGTGTCGTGAGCTGTGATACCGGCGCTTGTTGGCAACCTCACCTGCAAGAAACCGCACACTTTATCGCATCACAAACAACCAATAAGGCGGCAGCAAAAAAGTTGATCAGTCAGTTACTTGAAGATTCCCCGCTCTCCACCGATGAACAGAAAATCATATCACAACAACTACTTACCTTAGCTTTACCCTTGCAAGGCAGTATGACAAATCAACCCGACGTCACCGAGAAAGAAAAGAGTGCGGTAGCAACAAAGACGGGCGGCATAAAGGAAGAACAGCTCGAATCTGAAGATCCTATTGTTATTGCGCCCTTCGCTGAAGAGGCAACTCCCACAGCACAAGGCCCCCTAGCTTGGTTGCGCGCCCTGCTCGAGGAGCTTGGTTTAGGCTTTGGCTGGGCCGCCTGTTACTTCACCCTATTCACCGCTTGGTGGAACGGTCAAACACCAGGCAAACGCGCACTCAGGATCCGCGTTCTGCAACTGGATAATACACCGATCTCCCTATGGGATGCTTTCGGTCGCTATGGCGGCTACGGTGCAGGCTTAGCCACCGGCTTACTGGGGTTTATACAAATATTCTGGGATCCGAATCGGCAGGCCATACAAGATAAGATCTCTACCACCGTAGTGATCGCGACTCATCAGTCTAAAAAGATCACGGCCTCAACGGAGGTAGCAGATGAGTCTTAA
- a CDS encoding BufA1 family periplasmic bufferin-type metallophore: MSNLNKLNTTLAGVMAATFTLASGQALAVPDQPKNWEKCAGVAKKGMNDCGALDGSHGCAAQAPVDNSPNEWVYVPEGTCKKIGGSVAKIKPAKS, from the coding sequence ATGAGCAACTTGAATAAACTCAATACCACCCTGGCTGGCGTGATGGCCGCGACTTTCACTTTGGCGTCGGGTCAGGCGCTGGCAGTACCTGATCAGCCGAAGAATTGGGAGAAGTGTGCCGGTGTGGCGAAAAAAGGGATGAATGATTGTGGCGCACTGGATGGTAGTCATGGCTGTGCGGCGCAGGCCCCAGTGGATAACAGCCCAAATGAGTGGGTTTACGTGCCAGAAGGCACCTGTAAGAAAATTGGTGGCAGCGTGGCAAAAATTAAGCCGGCAAAAAGCTAA
- a CDS encoding DUF692 domain-containing protein, whose amino-acid sequence MSGQKVGGIPAASASISVREAHLLELLASEPSLPFVEVLADNFLAMRGRHYQLIRQVAERYPVVLHCVGMSVGSTHAPASGYVQRIAALARDLNACAVSDHLSVSAVADEFVHDLLPIQYREACIPRLVNHIRQVQEHLPVPLLLENISRYLAYRSDEISEGQLFAELHRQTGVGLLFDVNNLYVTAHNLQCDVRQMLNEYPIGAVQQYHLAGYQERPPLLVDTHGCPVSPPVWELYALALARFGAKPTIIEWDNDLPPLAELLSTVARAQRLMMPLAGVA is encoded by the coding sequence ATGTCTGGGCAAAAGGTTGGCGGCATTCCAGCCGCCTCTGCATCAATTAGCGTGCGAGAAGCGCATCTACTTGAGCTACTTGCCAGCGAGCCTTCATTGCCGTTTGTTGAAGTGCTTGCTGATAATTTTCTGGCGATGCGGGGAAGGCATTATCAATTGATTAGGCAGGTCGCCGAGCGTTATCCCGTGGTTTTGCACTGTGTCGGTATGTCCGTTGGTTCGACGCATGCGCCAGCTTCTGGTTATGTCCAACGCATTGCCGCGCTGGCACGGGATCTGAACGCCTGCGCAGTGTCTGATCATCTCAGCGTGAGTGCTGTGGCAGATGAATTTGTTCATGATCTTCTGCCAATTCAGTACCGTGAAGCATGCATACCAAGGCTGGTTAATCATATTCGACAGGTCCAGGAGCATCTGCCGGTGCCATTGCTACTGGAAAATATCTCCCGCTACCTGGCTTACCGCAGTGATGAAATATCTGAGGGGCAGTTGTTTGCCGAGCTCCACCGACAGACGGGCGTAGGTTTGCTGTTTGACGTCAATAACCTCTATGTCACTGCTCATAATTTACAGTGCGATGTGCGCCAGATGTTGAATGAGTACCCGATAGGTGCGGTGCAGCAGTATCATTTGGCGGGATATCAGGAGCGTCCCCCCTTGTTAGTGGATACCCATGGCTGCCCAGTGTCCCCGCCAGTGTGGGAACTGTATGCCCTTGCCTTAGCGCGGTTTGGAGCAAAGCCAACCATTATCGAATGGGATAACGATCTGCCACCGTTGGCAGAACTTTTGTCTACGGTAGCCAGAGCGCAGCGCCTAATGATGCCACTAGCGGGAGTGGCCTGA
- a CDS encoding HvfC/BufC family peptide modification chaperone has protein sequence MHRTHDQSEPPTSPQCCYQQRGADGFARPLLDGLSAADPKAVSAADDYLQAALQVYQQNRLGILLRTLSATYPHTRTLLGNTLFTHICHAYLKAVAVTSVLTGIGESFPRWLRQQRQADALFADYPFLLALLRFEWGCHQAYHAWQPEAVDLIQCDRWLALSAEQLMAGQTNCEPPPPWRLQPALQLVSSRYPIVDICECLQLIADGQDAELKIAPGQRTTWLIWAAPDQTGITTIDRSMLQLLRWLQAPWRCKRCVAQLTAQFALLPQVLQSGWLVANSTDSAANATDSKRDKGAHHAISC, from the coding sequence ATGCATCGAACTCATGATCAGAGTGAGCCACCGACGTCGCCGCAATGCTGTTATCAACAACGAGGGGCGGACGGCTTTGCTAGGCCACTGCTTGACGGTTTGAGCGCCGCAGACCCTAAGGCTGTTTCCGCTGCAGATGATTACCTGCAGGCGGCACTGCAGGTGTATCAGCAAAATCGCCTGGGGATCCTGCTGCGCACACTGTCTGCGACATATCCTCATACGCGCACTTTGTTGGGCAACACGCTGTTTACCCACATTTGTCACGCTTACCTGAAAGCCGTTGCCGTGACTTCGGTATTGACCGGCATTGGTGAAAGCTTTCCCCGCTGGTTACGGCAGCAACGGCAGGCGGACGCTCTGTTTGCTGATTACCCTTTTTTATTAGCTTTGCTGCGCTTTGAATGGGGATGTCATCAGGCGTATCACGCTTGGCAGCCTGAGGCGGTGGATCTGATTCAGTGTGACCGTTGGCTAGCGCTTAGCGCCGAGCAGTTAATGGCGGGGCAGACCAATTGCGAGCCGCCACCGCCCTGGCGTTTGCAACCCGCGCTGCAACTGGTGAGTTCACGTTACCCGATTGTTGATATATGTGAATGCTTGCAGTTGATAGCAGATGGTCAGGATGCCGAGCTAAAGATCGCACCGGGACAGCGTACCACTTGGCTGATATGGGCCGCACCAGATCAGACCGGCATTACGACGATAGACCGCTCTATGCTGCAGCTGCTGCGCTGGCTACAAGCGCCATGGCGTTGCAAACGCTGTGTCGCCCAGTTAACCGCGCAGTTCGCTTTGTTGCCGCAAGTGCTGCAATCAGGCTGGCTGGTAGCGAATTCGACTGATTCGGCGGCTAATGCGACTGATAGCAAACGGGATAAGGGGGCTCACCATGCAATTTCCTGCTGA
- a CDS encoding RNA polymerase sigma factor, with protein sequence MQFPAELLNRLFRYGYAFTLQRDGALDLVQQACEKVLRNPPADPLKLETYLKVTLRNLYLDGWRKQQQYPLELFAESEHVVDSEQSVEQSFINQQQLELLLPRLSPQQREVLYLWAVEGYSTSEIAAHLDEPRGTVLARLSRIRSLLSDLPRDAYGVRP encoded by the coding sequence ATGCAATTTCCTGCTGAGCTACTCAATCGTCTGTTCCGTTACGGTTATGCATTTACGCTGCAGCGCGACGGTGCTTTGGACTTGGTGCAACAGGCGTGTGAAAAGGTTCTGCGCAATCCGCCAGCTGATCCGCTGAAATTGGAAACCTACCTGAAAGTGACGTTACGAAATTTGTACTTAGATGGTTGGCGTAAACAGCAGCAGTACCCGCTTGAACTCTTCGCTGAGTCTGAACATGTGGTGGACTCAGAGCAAAGTGTGGAGCAAAGCTTTATCAATCAGCAACAGCTTGAGTTGCTGTTACCTCGCTTGTCGCCGCAGCAGCGTGAGGTGCTCTATTTATGGGCAGTAGAAGGGTACAGTACGTCAGAAATTGCCGCGCATCTTGATGAGCCCCGCGGCACGGTGTTGGCTCGGCTTAGCCGGATCCGCAGTCTATTGTCGGATCTGCCCCGCGATGCCTATGGAGTTCGTCCATGA
- a CDS encoding YacL family protein, which produces MDFQFSRDPITQLPIARLSMEQEALGQWLSEEVSTDQVLLVEIMRYAEQVRSRAIPQWQYVGREATLLLEDGAAELFPNRNDDELEAIEDPSLELSDWNAVTSCGVEDFIHLLRSWQSYLLA; this is translated from the coding sequence ATGGATTTTCAGTTTAGTCGTGATCCGATCACGCAACTCCCGATCGCTCGTTTGTCGATGGAACAGGAAGCGTTAGGGCAATGGCTCTCGGAAGAGGTAAGCACCGATCAGGTGCTCTTGGTTGAGATCATGCGCTATGCCGAACAGGTGAGAAGCCGAGCAATACCTCAATGGCAGTATGTCGGTCGTGAAGCGACCCTGTTATTGGAAGATGGAGCGGCTGAGCTCTTTCCAAATCGCAATGATGATGAACTTGAAGCAATCGAAGATCCGAGCTTAGAACTGTCCGACTGGAATGCTGTAACTAGTTGTGGTGTCGAGGATTTTATTCATTTATTACGCTCATGGCAGAGTTACTTGCTTGCTTAG
- the glnK gene encoding P-II family nitrogen regulator produces the protein MKLVSAIIKPFKLDDVREAISEIGVEGLTVTEVKGFGRQKGHTELYRGAEYQVDFLPKVKLEIATSDEQVERLVEAISKAAYTGKIGDGKIFVYELQHAVRIRTGEADADAL, from the coding sequence ATGAAACTAGTCAGTGCAATCATCAAGCCTTTTAAGCTAGATGATGTCCGGGAAGCCATCTCGGAGATCGGTGTAGAAGGTTTGACCGTGACTGAAGTAAAAGGCTTTGGTCGCCAAAAAGGTCACACCGAACTTTATCGGGGTGCCGAGTATCAGGTGGATTTTCTGCCGAAAGTTAAGTTAGAGATCGCCACCAGCGACGAGCAGGTAGAGCGTCTGGTTGAAGCCATCAGCAAAGCTGCTTACACCGGTAAGATCGGTGATGGCAAAATTTTTGTTTATGAGTTGCAACATGCCGTACGTATTCGTACCGGCGAAGCAGATGCTGACGCGCTATAA
- a CDS encoding ammonium transporter → MQDQIFQLQYAMDTFYFLVCGALVMWMAAGFSMLEAGLVRSKNTTEILTKNVALFAISCVMYLIVGYSIMYDGGIFLSGIETVDVAGVLAESAEAGFDGDSVYSGASDFFFQVVFVATAMSIVSGAVAERMKLWSFLAFCVVMTGFIYPMEGAWTWNGADVFGLYNLGDLGFSDFAGSGIVHMAGAAAALAGVLLLGARKGKYGANGEINAIPGANLPLATLGTFILWMGWFGFNGGSVLKLGDVASSHSVAMVFLNTNAAAAAGAISALVLARIWFKKADLTMCLNGALAGLVAITAEPSTPTALEASIFGAIAGLIVVASIITLDRLKIDDPVGAISVHGVVGFFGLIIVPITNGDVTFSGQLIGALTIFTWVFVCSLIVWGVIKAVIGVRVTEEEEFEGVDMAECGMEAYPEFGTIKK, encoded by the coding sequence ATGCAAGACCAAATTTTTCAGTTGCAGTATGCAATGGACACCTTCTACTTCTTAGTGTGTGGTGCCCTGGTAATGTGGATGGCAGCGGGCTTCTCAATGTTAGAGGCTGGCTTGGTACGTTCTAAGAACACTACCGAAATTTTGACCAAGAACGTCGCACTGTTTGCGATCTCTTGTGTGATGTATCTCATTGTTGGTTACAGCATCATGTACGATGGCGGGATCTTCCTGTCTGGTATCGAAACTGTTGATGTAGCAGGTGTATTAGCAGAATCTGCAGAAGCCGGTTTTGACGGTGATTCCGTGTACTCTGGTGCTTCAGACTTCTTCTTCCAGGTGGTATTCGTAGCTACGGCAATGTCGATTGTCTCTGGTGCGGTTGCTGAGCGCATGAAGCTCTGGTCTTTCCTGGCTTTCTGTGTCGTGATGACTGGTTTCATCTACCCAATGGAAGGTGCTTGGACTTGGAACGGTGCTGACGTATTTGGCCTGTACAACCTAGGTGACCTTGGTTTCTCTGACTTCGCTGGTTCAGGTATCGTTCATATGGCCGGTGCTGCTGCTGCTTTGGCTGGTGTATTGCTGCTGGGTGCTCGTAAAGGTAAGTACGGTGCTAACGGTGAAATCAACGCTATCCCTGGTGCAAACCTGCCTTTGGCAACCTTAGGTACGTTCATCCTGTGGATGGGTTGGTTCGGCTTCAACGGCGGTTCTGTCCTTAAGCTTGGTGATGTTGCTAGCTCACACTCTGTTGCCATGGTATTCCTGAACACTAACGCAGCTGCGGCTGCAGGTGCTATCTCTGCACTGGTTCTGGCACGTATCTGGTTTAAGAAAGCTGATTTGACCATGTGTTTGAACGGTGCTTTGGCTGGTCTGGTCGCTATCACTGCTGAGCCATCTACACCGACTGCGCTGGAAGCGTCTATCTTCGGTGCGATTGCTGGTCTGATTGTGGTTGCTTCAATCATCACGCTTGACCGCTTGAAGATTGATGATCCAGTAGGTGCTATCTCTGTACACGGTGTAGTTGGTTTCTTCGGTCTGATTATCGTTCCAATCACTAACGGCGATGTGACTTTTTCTGGCCAGTTGATTGGTGCCCTGACTATCTTCACTTGGGTATTCGTATGTAGCTTGATTGTTTGGGGTGTGATTAAAGCAGTCATCGGTGTACGTGTTACCGAAGAAGAAGAGTTCGAAGGTGTTGATATGGCGGAGTGTGGTATGGAAGCATACCCAGAGTTCGGTACTATCAAGAAGTAA
- a CDS encoding EAL domain-containing protein gives MTETTVSGSKSNPITATNNQGVPWAWDLNKDTFFVDPVITKQIFGREYAFNSIHDLLDKLTLLDKKRLTKAFDLDFKALKNDTAHVTIRLPTMGFTFVQITITKRKKGLYSGLITPLLHLDNQHKATDLLHHIFENTHFGVIITDSRSNILICNNFFQSLSGYSEEELIGKNTNIFNAKRHDKTLYQQMWQSIADTGSWHGIILSRRKDGDTDPQELTIQRLELNEQTYYLGLVKPLQQQVLGKVDIEQGGIDLVTQLPTKEPFLANIHKILNALADGRNTMLLVFEPYLDEENFNEEKKLLADALSKATNYAKAGYIGDNRFAVIMLFQLDIFKEDHNIAQTIRGYLSAVKKRLDLELFIKLFNTNIGISVYGVDAKSEQELLEHAELALNQPAGQLGKKLCYYDEMLHEKLLQQLHNKELLIRMIADKTVDVFYQPIVSTSDWQVVKFEALARFRDEGKLLDTQEMIFLLEEMDKISDIDQQVAHKAIRTLPALQKLFGAHVAIGINLSLNTTTSLDVITKYLIKTVTDAKVSFPQVTVELTENACFGASTAHIVNVQRLREKGIKVAIDDFGTGYSSLSYLRESHFSFIKIDKSFVENITSSASDYEIVHMSVKLAQLLRIKVIAEGVETLAQVKLLKELGVEYLQGYYFSPPVPLSELHTVAQRIGSDETLSQLTSKNELHSLISHVASLPPEATLAQIMALMAQDKVEAVPIVNEKRCVGIVDLATLNLHISARVGTDAETAADLHDLNKHAHQAMRVKFETVMSNFQESTLRENIQKQKPFPWVVIDDFEHYKGIIFKDEVIRYLA, from the coding sequence ATGACAGAAACGACAGTCTCAGGCTCGAAGAGCAACCCAATTACAGCGACCAACAATCAAGGTGTTCCTTGGGCCTGGGATCTCAACAAGGACACCTTCTTCGTTGATCCTGTAATAACCAAACAAATTTTTGGCCGTGAGTATGCGTTTAATAGTATTCACGATCTACTCGATAAGCTCACGCTATTAGATAAAAAGCGCTTAACCAAAGCTTTCGATCTTGATTTTAAAGCACTGAAAAACGATACCGCCCATGTAACGATACGCCTGCCAACAATGGGGTTCACGTTCGTCCAAATCACCATTACCAAACGAAAAAAAGGTCTTTATTCTGGCCTGATAACGCCCTTGCTACATCTGGATAACCAACACAAGGCGACAGATCTACTACATCACATCTTTGAGAATACGCATTTCGGCGTGATTATTACCGATTCGCGCAGCAACATTCTAATATGCAACAACTTTTTCCAATCTCTTTCCGGCTATTCAGAAGAGGAGTTAATAGGAAAAAATACCAATATATTTAATGCAAAACGCCATGACAAAACGCTCTATCAACAGATGTGGCAATCAATTGCGGACACAGGTAGCTGGCATGGGATAATACTGTCGCGACGCAAAGATGGCGATACGGATCCTCAAGAACTCACCATTCAGCGATTGGAACTAAACGAGCAAACTTACTATTTGGGGTTAGTGAAGCCTCTGCAGCAACAAGTACTCGGAAAAGTTGACATTGAACAAGGCGGTATCGACCTGGTTACTCAACTACCAACCAAAGAACCTTTTCTCGCCAACATCCATAAGATATTAAATGCGCTCGCCGATGGCCGGAATACCATGCTGTTAGTCTTTGAGCCTTATCTTGATGAAGAGAACTTCAACGAAGAAAAGAAACTGCTCGCAGACGCCTTATCTAAGGCGACAAATTATGCGAAAGCGGGTTACATCGGAGATAATCGATTTGCCGTCATCATGCTATTTCAGCTTGATATATTCAAAGAAGATCACAACATTGCTCAAACCATCCGAGGCTATTTAAGCGCAGTCAAAAAAAGGCTGGATCTAGAACTTTTTATAAAGCTTTTCAACACCAATATTGGCATTTCAGTGTATGGCGTCGACGCAAAAAGCGAACAAGAGCTATTGGAACATGCAGAACTCGCTTTGAATCAACCAGCGGGGCAACTAGGGAAGAAGCTCTGCTACTACGATGAAATGCTGCACGAAAAATTACTACAGCAGCTACATAACAAGGAGCTGCTAATCAGAATGATCGCAGACAAGACTGTTGACGTGTTCTATCAACCGATTGTGTCAACAAGCGACTGGCAAGTGGTAAAATTTGAAGCCTTGGCTCGGTTTCGGGACGAAGGAAAACTGCTCGACACGCAAGAGATGATCTTCCTGCTAGAAGAGATGGATAAGATCAGCGATATAGACCAACAGGTTGCGCACAAGGCGATCAGAACACTGCCCGCACTACAAAAGCTATTTGGCGCGCATGTTGCGATTGGCATTAACCTATCGCTTAACACCACAACATCACTAGACGTAATAACAAAGTATCTAATAAAGACTGTGACTGACGCGAAGGTCAGTTTCCCCCAAGTCACGGTAGAGCTGACAGAAAACGCCTGTTTTGGTGCGTCTACAGCTCACATCGTGAATGTTCAACGGCTTCGTGAAAAAGGGATTAAAGTGGCCATTGACGATTTTGGTACAGGCTACTCATCACTTTCTTATTTGCGGGAAAGCCACTTTAGCTTTATTAAAATCGATAAGTCCTTTGTTGAGAACATTACTAGTAGTGCTTCAGACTACGAAATCGTTCACATGTCAGTGAAACTTGCTCAATTGCTAAGAATTAAAGTCATTGCAGAAGGAGTAGAAACACTTGCGCAAGTAAAACTGCTTAAAGAGCTAGGAGTAGAATACTTGCAAGGTTATTACTTTTCCCCTCCAGTGCCGCTGTCGGAACTACATACCGTAGCGCAACGCATAGGTAGCGACGAAACACTCTCCCAACTCACAAGTAAAAACGAACTCCATAGTTTGATCTCTCACGTTGCCAGTCTTCCTCCTGAAGCTACATTAGCTCAAATCATGGCACTGATGGCACAAGACAAGGTTGAGGCTGTTCCTATTGTTAACGAAAAGCGCTGTGTGGGCATAGTGGATCTCGCTACACTCAACCTCCATATCTCAGCACGTGTCGGCACGGATGCAGAAACAGCCGCAGACCTTCATGACTTAAATAAACACGCTCACCAAGCGATGCGGGTGAAGTTTGAAACAGTGATGTCTAACTTTCAAGAGTCCACGTTGCGAGAAAACATTCAAAAACAGAAGCCTTTTCCATGGGTGGTCATCGATGATTTCGAGCATTACAAAGGGATCATATTTAAAGACGAAGTAATCAGATACCTCGCTTAA